A single window of Solea solea chromosome 9, fSolSol10.1, whole genome shotgun sequence DNA harbors:
- the fryl gene encoding protein furry homolog-like isoform X8 produces the protein MSSITIDPELKPGEFVIKSLFAEFAVLAEKKIEMVMAEPLEKPLSRSLQRGEDAQFDQLISSMSSIAEHCLPSLLRTLFDWYRRQSGTEDESYEYRPRSSTKSKGDEQHRDKDYLLERRDLAIDFIFCLVSVEVLKQIPLHPVPDVLVHEVLNLAFKHFKHKEGYCGPNTSNVHIIADLYAEVIGVLTQSKFQAVRKKFITELKELRQKEQSPFVVQSVITLIMGMKFFRVKMYPVEDFEASFQFMQECAQYFLEVKDKDIKHALAGLFVEILIPVAAAVKNEVNVPCLKNFVEMLYQTTFDLSSRKKHSLALYPLVTCLLCVSQKQFFLNNWHIFLQNCLSHLKMPSNNSIRKQIETLQNKDPKMSRVALESLYRLLWVYIIRIKCESNTVTQSRLLSIVSALFPKGSRSVVPRDTPLNIFVKIIQFIAQERLDFAMKEIIYDLLCVGKSHKTFTINPERMNIGLRAFLVIADSLQQKDGEPPMPTTGIIMPSGNTLRVKKIFLNTTLTDEEAKVIGMSLYYPLVRKALDNILRHLDKEVGRSMSMTSVQMSNKEPEDMITGERKPKIDLFRTCVAAIPRLIPDGMSRQDLIELLAKLTIHMDEELRGLAFTTLQALMVDFPEWREDVLSGFVYFIVREVTDVHPTLLDNAVKMLLQLISQWRQAVQSSNKSHDAQSSSSGRSLSLDRIHSLGVLHVVEGLALVVLCSCRPATRRLAVNVLKEVRALHTALGIGKGDEELAIDVMDRLSASVLESFIHLTGADQTNLLYCPSGIDLQTLAEWSSSPISHQFDVVSPSHIWVFAHVTQGQDPWVISFSSYLRQENLPKHCPTALNYAWMFAYTRLQLLSPQVDINSPINAKKVNSLSSSDSYIGLWRNYLILCCSSASSSSSMCSSSSTSGSVRCSPPETLASTPDSGYSYDSKIVGTPSPSLLFKHIVPMMRSESMDITESLVLGLGRTNPVAFRELLEELNPIIKEALERRPENMKRRRRRDILRVQLVRIFELLADAGVISQIASGGLDGESHSLNSTLLEYVDLTRQLLEAENDKDSDTLKDIRCHFSALVANIIQNVPVHQRRTIFPQQSLRHSLFMLFSHWAGPFSIMFTPLDRYSDRNMQINRHQYCALKAMSAVLCCGPVADNVGLSSDGYLYKWLDNILDSQDKKVHQLGCEAVMLLLELNPDQSNLMFWAVDRCYTGSRRVAAGCFRAIANVFHNRDYQFDTVVLLNLILFKAADSSREIYEVAMQLLQILEPKLFRYAHKLEIQRTDGILTPPSPLPHLYSVSYYQLSEELARTYPELTLPIFSEVSQRIQTAHPGGRQVMLHYLLPWMNNVELVDFKPTTRRPEDCGSVDDEEDAHERETMMVNSRRWLHGEGWGSPRATTMVLNNLMFMTAKYGDEFAWSEIENVWTTLADSWPKNLKIILHFLISMSGVNSDPSLLPYVKRVVVYLGRDKTMQLLEELMCELELTDPVCSAVTHMDNPPYYRITSSYKIPSVTSGTTSSSNTMVPGNDGHHDSKIKDSNMEDSYTHLDIYSGLNSNLNRQHHRLESRYSSSSGGSYEEEKSDSMPLYANWRLKVMDHNRPEPLPFPPTGGCWSPLVDYLPETNTPAVPLHRCNIAVILLTDLIVDHGVKVEWGAYLHLLLHAIFIGFDHQHPEVYEHCKRLLLHLLVAQGANSNVQSVAMVLLRNRDYNEPRVLTVKPVAPEFNLTGVQDLLPDCQPSPMTDSGLSSSSTSSSISLGTGGTALPHLSPTLLSEVDATAEQDKKAKALIEFITSRKKGPLWNHEDVSPKNPNIKSADQLSVFVRHVVTVFKHSQSGFQLEPLLSEIALQTALSCPSRHYAGRSFQIFRALKQPLTPATLSDILSRLVETVGDPGEEAQGFVIELLLTLESGIDTLADTVKNYDLLTALAQTSPRDLLGPKFASNRKSTGQLNLNSGGLFHYVHTRSNSLRANLMGERKGDRRRSNTIDIADRLGGSHGNLARTRSLSSLGGGGGQGGDTIPPVDPANLMATVFWIAASLLESDYEFEYLLALRLLNKMLGQLPLDRADSRERLEKIQAKLKWYSFPGLLQLFLKGFTSASTQELTIHLLSKLISVSRHTLVDPTQVAGFPLNILCLLPHLIQHFDSPTPFCKETADKIAKVCADEKSATLSNLAHMMSLYSTHSYSRDCTNWINVVCRYLHDAFAEITLNLVTYLAELLEKGLPSMQQSLLQIIYSLLSHIDLSAAPVKQFNLEIMKIIGKYVQSPHWKEAQNILKLVVSRSASLVVPDDVQRSYSTESCGSPEIAFTRIFNNSSKELPGKTLDFHFDISETPIIGHKYGDQRTAAGRNGKPQVIAVTRSTSSTSSGSNSNGLVPVSWKRPQLSQRRTRERLMNVLSLCGPESGIPKNPSVVFSSSEDLDSADQQTSLIPTVEEVVREEEVQGEDAGSEQQFGVFKDFDFLDVELEDAEGESMDNFNWGVRRRSLESMDKGDTPSLQECQYAGSTPSLNLTNHEDTDESSEEEVLSASQILTRSGLLNSDSATDDTVSNHVDSLQQSQESSSSALTEESTVLPSLPSLPQLDSPILEMAHSDSTSSQLPEDAVSMMAVDELSSSVSDDTGFCSATPLPSDPPELCYLPDSHDPQDSQYAQDPQETQDPQEDLDPAPPPPLAIDTPPGSLCEEESQTVLPLCLPLPPESKPDPDPDPDSTCGYLWEEDVTQALKELDERCEEEEADFSGMSSQDEGDADCFPEIQASPPPSPFLSAILAAFQPVAYDNEEDAWRCHVNQMLSDTDGSSAVYTFHVFSRLFENMQRKFASITHASVHFLGERLQRMGNQFLSSLEVMTSCSQCPTVLLDAETLVSCELLETLKFSVLELQEHLDTYTVKREAAELWLENCRKTFGDKDGNQQLNTHAQQMENLAELELCRRLYKLHFQLLLLFQAYCKLISRVDTIKREAEVTNMSEELTILESCLKEAETRSDTQEDVCMSDTGQINTETAIQSLIETLRARDFGFALTQVKIFRSMWPNDIFGNETDNAVQTLLHIYFRHQTLGQTGCLAVVGPSRDLTQASTRLMELNLQIREALSQAQACQPHTTVVSSTGL, from the exons GGAGTTTGTCATCAAGAGCCTTTTTGCAGAGTTTGCTGTGCTTGCGGAGAAGAAGATCGAGATGGTGATGGCAGAGCCACTG GAGAAACCCCTGTCCCGATCCCTCCAAAGAGGGGAGGATGCACAATTTGACCAG ttaaTAAGCTCTATGAGCTCAATAGCAGAACACTGTTTGCCCTCCCTGCTTCGCACACTTTTTGACTGGTACCGGCGACAGAGCGGCACTGAGGATGAGTCTTATGAGTACAGGCCTCGCTCAAGTACAAAGTCCAAAGG AGATGAACAGCACCGGGATAAAGATTACCTTCTAGAACGGAGGGACTTAGCCATagatttcattttttgtttagtttctgTGGAAGTTCTGAAACAG ATTCCTCTTCACCCAGTGCCAGATGTTTTAGTCCACGAAGTTCTAAACCTGGCATTCaagcactttaaacacaaaGAGGG GTATTGTGGCCCCAACACGAGCAATGTGCATATCATTGCGGACCTGTATGCTGAGGTCATTGGAGTGCTCACACAGTCAAA GTTTCAGGCAGTAAGGAAAAAGTTCATCACAGAATTAAAGGAGCTGAGACAAAAAGAGCAGAGTCCTTTTGTAGTCCAGAGCGTCATCACTCTTATCATGGGCATGAAGTTCTTCCGCGTTAAAATGTATCCTGTGGAGGATTTTGAGGCTTCATTTCAGTTCATGCAG GAGTGTGCTCAGTATTTCCTGGAAGTGAAAGATAAGGACATAAAGCATGCTTTAGCAGGCCTTTTTGTTGAGATCCTCATCCCCGTCGCAGCT GCGGTAAAAAATGAAGTCAATGTGCCATGCCTGAAGAACTTTGTGGAGATGTTGTACCAGACGACATTCGACCTTAGTTCCAGAAAGAAGCATTCTTTG GCTCTGTATCCCCTGGTGACATGCCTGCTGTGTGTTAGTCAGAAGCAGTTCTTCCTCAACAACTGGCACATCTTCCTCCAGAACTGCCTCTCCCACCTGAAG ATGCCGTCTAACAACAGCATCCGAAAGCAGATTGAGACCCTGCAG AACAAAGACCCAAAAATGTCTCGTGTTGCTCTGGAGTCGCTCTACAGGCTGTTGTGGGTCTACATTATCAGGATCAAGTGTGAGAGTAATACGGTCACACAAAG cCGTCTTCTTAGCATCGTTTCAGCACTTTTCCCCAAAGGTTCGCGCAGTGTCGTGCCAAGAGACACGCCCCTCAACATCTTTGTCAAGATCATCCAGTTCATAGCTCAG GAAAGACTGGACTTTGCTATGAAGGAAATTATCTATGACCTCCTGTGTGTGGGCAAGTCTCACAAAACGTTTACCATTAACCCAGAG AGGATGAATATCGGTTTGCGAGCCTTCTTGGTGATTGCCGATAGCCTACAGCAGAAAGATGGGGAGCCTCCTATGCCTACAACAGGAATCATCATGCCCTCTGGTAACACCTTACGTGTCAAAAAGATCTTCCTTAACACCACTCTCACTGATGAAGAAGCCAAGGTCATAG GCATGTCACTGTACTACCCGCTAGTAAGAAAGGCCTTAGATAACATCCTACGACACCTTGACAAGGAGGTTGGGCGCTCCATGAGTATGACCAGTGTACAGATGTCCAACAAGGAGCCTGAGGACATGATCAC GGGAGAGAGGAAGCCAAAGATTGATCTGTTCCGCACATGTGTGGCCGCCATCCCAAGACTGATACCAGATGGCATGAGCAGACAAGACCTAATAGAGCTTCTCGCCAA GCTGACCATCCACATGGATGAGGAGTTGCGGGGCCTTGCCTTTACAACTCTGCAGGCCCTGATGGTTGATTTCCCAGAGTGGCGTGAGGATGTTCTCTCAGGCTTTGTCTACTTCATTGTCAGAGAGGTGACTGATGTCCACCCCACCCTGTTGGATAATGCTGTCAAAATGCTTTTGCAACTTATCAGCCAATGGAGGCAAGCAGTGCAGAGCAGCAATAAGAGCCATGATGCGCAG AGCTCCAGCAGTGGACGTTCTCTGTCTCTGGACCGTATTCATTCTCTTGGCGTACTACATGTAGTTGAAGGTTTAGCTCTGGTGGTTCTGTGTAGCTGCCGCCCTGCTACACGCAGGCTGGCCGTTAATGTCCTCAAGGAGGTCCGTGCACTGCACACAGCACTGGGCATTGGCAAG GGTGATGAAGAGTTGGCTATTGATGTAATGGACAGACTAAGCGCATCTGTGTTGGAGAGTTTCATTCATCTCACTGGAGCTGATCAG ACCAACCTGCTATATTGTCCCAGTGGGATTGATCTTCAGACGCTTGCTGAATGGAGCTCCTCTCCCATCAGCCACCAGTTTGATGTGGTGAGCCCCTCACACATCTGGGTGTTTGCCCACGTTACTCAGGGACAGGACCCCTGGGTCATCAGCTTCTCCAGCTACCTGCGGCAGGAGAACCTGCCCAAACATTGCCCCACTGCCCTCAACTATGCCTGGATGTTTGCCTACACCCGACTGCAGTTACTGTCCCCCCAAGTTGACATCAA TAGCCCCATCAATGCCAAGAAAGTGAACAGTCTGAGCAGCAGTGACTCCTACATTGGTCTTTGGAGGAACTACCTGATTCTCTGCTGTAGCTCtgcctcatcttcctcctccatgtGTTCCTCATCCTCCACCTCTGGCTCTGTCCGCTGCTCCCCACCTGAGACGCTGGCGTCAACGCCGGACAGCGGCTACAGTTATGATTCAAAG ATTGTTGGAACTCCGTCCCCCTCCCTTTTGTTCAAACACATTGTTCCAATGATGCGCTCTGAAAGCATGGACATCACAGAATCTCTTGTGTTGGGGCTTGGCCGGACCAACCCTGTGGCCTTCAG AGAGTTGTTAGAGGAGCTAAATCCCATCATAAAAGAAGCTCTGGAAAGAAGACCTGAA AATATGAAGCGGCGCAGGCGTCGTGACATCCTCAGGGTCCAGCTGGTCCGGATATTTGAGCTATTGGCTGATGCTGGTGTCATCAGTCAAAT AGCCAGCGGAGGGTTGGATGGAGAGAGCCACTCTCTGAATAGTACGCTGCTGGAGTATGTTGATCTGACCAGGCAGCTGCTTGAGGCTGAAAATGACAAGGACTCTGATACACTGAAGGACATTCGATGCCACTTCAGTGCTCTTGTGGCTAATATCATACAGAATGTCCCAG TTCACCAGAGGAGGACCATCTTCCCCCAGCAGTCGCTGAGGCACAGTCTGTTCATGTTATTCAGTCACTGGGCTGGGCCTTTCAGCATCATGTTCACTCCCCTGGACCGCTACAGTGACAGAAATATGCAGATCAACCGTCACCAATACTGTGCACTAAAG GCCATGTCTGCAGTGTTGTGCTGTGGACCTGTAGCTGACAATGTTGGCCTCTCCTCTGATGGCTACCTCTACAAGTGGCTGGACAACATCCTGGATTCTCAGGACAAGAAA GTTCACCAGCTGGGTTGTGAGGCTGTAATGTTGCTGTTGGAGCTGAATCCTGACCAGAGCAACCTCATGTTCTGGGCTGTAGATCGCTGTTACACTGGCTCCCGTCGCGTGGCCGCTGGCTGCTTTAGGGCCATCGCCAATGTCTTTCACAACAG GGATTACCAATTTGACACTGTGGTGCTGCTGAACCTGATTCTGTTCAAGGCAGCAGATTCTTCCAGGGAAATCTATGAAGTTGCCATGCAGCTGTTACAG ATCCTGGAACCCAAACTCTTCCGCTATGCCCACAAATTGGAGATCCAGCGAACAGATGGCATCTTGACCCCTCCCTCACCTCTACCACACCTCTACTCTGTGTCTTACTATCAGCTGTCTGAGGAGCTTGCAAGGACTTACCCAGAGCTAACTCTGCCCATCTTCTCAG AGGTGAGCCAGCGTATCCAGACAGCACATCCTGGTGGCCGTCAAGTAATGCTGCATTACCTCTTGCCTTGGATGAACAATGTGGAGCTGGTTGACTTTAAACCAACTACACGGCGACCAGAGGATTGTGGCAGtgttgatgatgaagaggatgcTCATGAGCGGGAGACCATGATGGTCAACAGTAGGCGATGGCTCCATGGAGAAGGCTGGGGCTCCCCACGTGCAACAACCATGGTGCTTAACAACCTCATGTTCATGACTGCTAAG tatgGGGATGAGTTTGCTTGGTCAGAGATCGAGAACGTGTGGACCACTTTAGCAGACAGCTGGCCAAAGAACCTCAAAATCATTCTGCACTTTCTCATCAGTATGTCGGGAGTTAACAGTGACCCcagccttttgccctat GTTAAACGTGTGGTGGTTTACTTGGGCAGAGATAAGACCatgcagctgctggaggagttGATGTGTGAGCTTGAGTTAACTGATCCTGTTTGCtcagctgtcactcacatggACAACCCTCCTTACTACCGCATCACCTCCAGTTACAAGATCCCCTCAGTCACCTCAG GAACAACTTCCAGCAGCAATACCATGGTGCCAGGAAATGATGGTCATCATGATAGCAAGATCAAAGACTCTAACATGGAGGACAG TTACACCCACTTGGATATCTACAGTGGCCTGAACAGTAACCTGAACCGCCAGCACCACCGTCTGGAATCTcgttacagcagcagctctggaggCTCCTatgaagaagagaaga GTGACTCTATGCCACTTTATGCTAACTGGCGTCTGAAAGTGATGGATCACAACCGGCCAGAGCCTCTCCCCTTCCCTCCAACAGGCGGCTGCTGGTCTCCGTTGGTGGACTACTTGCCAGAGACCAATACTCCTGCAGTGCCACTCCACCG gtgtAACATAGCAGTAATTCTACTGACAGACCTCATTGTGGACCATGGGGTCAAAGTGGAGTGGGGGGCCTACCTACACCTCTTGTTACATGCAATTTTTATAG GGTTTGATCACCAGCACCCAGAAGTCTATGAGCACTGCAAACGTCTACTGCTTCACCTGCTCGTCGCCCAGGGAGCTAATAGCAATGTTCAGTCTGTGGCAATGGTGCTATTGCGCAACAGAGACTACAATGAACCAAGGGTCCTGACTGTGAAGCCAGTAGCTCCAGAGTTCAACCTTACAG GAGTTCAAGACCTTTTGCCAGACTGTCAGCCATCACCTATGACGGACTCTGGTCTCAGCTCAAGCTCTACATCCTCCAGTATAAGTCTGGGGACAGGGGGGACTGCTCTGCCCCACCTCTCCCCCACACTCCTCAGTGAGGTGGATGCCACTGCTGAACAGGACAAGAAGGCTAAAGCTCTCATTGAGTTTATCACATCAAG GAAGAAGGGCCCACTCTGGAACCATGAAGATGTATCCCCCAAGAACCCCAACATAAAGAGTGCTGACCAGCTGAGTGTTTTTGTCCGACACGTCGTGACTGTCTTCAAACATTCTCAGTCAG GTTTCCAGCTGGAGCCATTGCTTAGTGAAATAGCTCTTCAAACAGCTCTGTCTTGTCCTTCTCGCCACTACGCTGGACGCTCATTTCAGATTTTCAGGGCACTCAAGCAACCTCTGACTCCTGCAACGCTGTCTGACATTCTGTCTCGACTGGTAGAGACAGTAGGTGACCCAGGAGAGGAGGCTCAG GGCTTTGTCATTGAACTCCTCCTGACACTGGAGTCAGGCATTGACACACTAGCAGACACGGTCAAAAACTATGACCTCCTCACTGCCTTAGCACA aACCTCTCCACGTGATTTGTTGGGGCCCAAGTTTGCTTCtaacaggaaaagcacaggcCAGCTAAACCTAAACAGTGGTGGCCTGTTTCATTATGTCCATACGCGCAGCAACTCTCTGCGGGCTAATCTGATGGGTGAACGGAAAGGTGACCGACGCAGGAGTAACACCATAGACATTGCCGACAGACTTGGTGGTAGCCACGGAAATCTAGCACGCACACGGAGCTTATCATCGCTaggtgggggagggggtcaAGGGGGGGACACCATCCCCCCTGTAGACCCTGCGAACCTGATGGCCACCGTGTTCTGGATTGCTGCTTCACTGCTCGAGTCCGACTACGAGTTTGAGTATCTGCTGGCCCTGCGGCTCCTGAACAAGATGCTGGGCCAGCTGCCTCTGGATCGTGCAGATAGCAGAGAGCGTCTGGAGAAGATCCAGGCCAAGCTGAAGTGGTACAGCTTCCCTGGCTTGCTGCAGCTCTTCCTTAAGGGCTTCACCTCTGCTTCTACTCAGGAGCTCACCATCCATCTGCTCAGCAAACTCATCAGTGTCTCCAGACATACACTGGTAGACCCCACACAAGTAGCAG GTTTTCCCTTGAATATCCTGTGCCTCCTACCACATCTCATCCAGCACTTTGACAGCCCTACTCCTTTCTGCAAGGAGACAGCTGATAAAATAGCCAAGGTGTGTGCTGATGAGAAGTCAGCCACTCTCTCTAACCTGGCCCACATGATGAGCCTGTACAGCACACACAGCTATTCCCGTGACTGCACCAACTGGATCAATGTGGTATGTCGCTACCTCCACGATGCCTTTGCTGAGATCACCCTGAACCTGGTCACTTACTTGGCTGAG TTGCTGGAAAAGGGTCTTCCCAGCATGCAACAGTCCTTGTTGCAAATCATCTACAGCCTACTGAGTCATATTGACCTTTCAGCAGCCCCTGTCAAACAGTTCAACCTGGAGATCATGAAGATCATTGGCAAATATGTTCAG agccCACATTGGAAGGAGgctcaaaacattttaaagttggTGGTTTCTCGCTCAGCCAGCCTTGTTGTCCCAGATGATGTGCAGCGATCCTACAGCACAGAATCATGTGGATCTCCTGAAATTGCTTTTACACGCATATTCAACAACTCTTCAAAGGAGCTGCCTGGAAAGACTCTAGACTTCCACTTTGACATCTCagag ACACCAATCATAGGACATAAATATGGTGATCAGCGCACTGCAGCAGGCCGCAATGGAAAGCCGCAGGTGATTGCTGTAACTAGGAGTACCTCCTCCACATCATCTGGATCCAACTCCAATGGTCTGGTGCCAGTTAGCTGGAAGAGGCCTCAACTCTCCCAG AGAAGAACCAGGGAGAGGCTGATGAATGTgctgtctctatgtggcccagAGTCTGGCATCCCCAAAAATCCATCT GTGGTGTTCTCATCCAGTGAGGATCTGGACTCTGCTGACCAGCAGACCAGTCTCATTCCCACAGTGGAGGAGGtggtcagagaggaggaggtgcagggaGAAGATGCaggcagtgagcagcagtttggTGTCTTCAAAGACTTTGACTTCTTAGATGTAGAGTTGGAAGATGCTGAG GGGGAGAGCATGGACAACTTCAATTGGGGGGTGCGTCGTCGTTCCTTGGAGAGCATGGACAAAGGGGACACGCCATCTTTGCAGGAGTGCCAATACGCAGGCAGCACACCAAGCCTCAACCTGACCAACCATGAGGACACGGATGAATCATCTGAGGAGGAGGTACTGAGTGCTAGCCAGATTCTCACCCGCTCTGGCCTT CTTAACAGTGACTCTGCCACAGATGACACCGTATCCAACCATGTGGACTCCTTGCAGCAGTCTCAAGAATCATCCAGTAGTGCACTGACTGAGGAGTCGACTGTCCTTCCCTCACTACCCTCCCTTCCTCAGCTGGATAGCCCCATTTTGGAGATGGCCCACTCAGACAGTACCAGCAGCCAGCTGCCTGAG GATGCTGTAAGCATGATGGCGGTCGATGAGTTGAGCAGCAGTGTTAGTGATGACACGGGGTTTTGTAGTGCAACCCCTCTGCCCTCTGACCCTCCAGAGCTGTGTTACCTCCCAGACTCGCATGATCCTCAAGATTCTCAGTATGCTCAGGACCCCCAAGAGACCCAGGACCCTCAGGAAGACCTGGATCCagccccccctcctcctttgGCTATTGACACCCCACCGGGGTCCCTCTGTGAGGAGGAATCCCAGACGGTCCTGCCTCTATGTCTGCCTCTGCCACCAGAGTCAAAGCCAGATCCTGATCCAGACCCAGACAGCACCTGTGGCTATTTGTGGGAGGAAGATGTAACACAAGCACTCAAAGAGCTGGATGAGcgctgtgaggaggaggaggctgactTCTCTGGCATGTCCAG TCAAGATGAAGGTGACGCAGACTGCTTTCCAGAGATTCAGGCCTCTCCGCCCCCTTCGCCCTTCCTCTCTGCCATCCTGGCAGCATTCCAGCCTGTTGCCTATGACAATGAGGAGGATGCTTGGCGTTGCCATGTCAACCAGATGTTGTCAGACACAGACGGCTCCTCCGCTGTTTACACTTTCCACGTGTTCTCCCGACTCTTTGAG AATATGCAGAGGAAATTTGCCTCCATTACACATGCATCTGTTCACTTTCTCGGGGAAAGGCTCCAGCGAATGGGAAATCAGTTCCTCAGCTCCCTGGAAGTTATGACATCTTGCTCTCAATGTCCAACTGTGCTGCTGGATGCTGAGACG CTGGTCTCTTGTGAACTGTTGGAGACTCTGAAGTTCAGTGTGCTGGAGTTGCAGGAACACCTGGACACCTACACCGTCaagagagaagcagcagagcTT TGGCTTGAGAACTGCAGGAAAACATTTGGGGACAAAGACGGCAACCAACAGCTCAATACTCATGCACAG CAAATGGAAAATCTAGCA